ATCCCGTACCCCTGCCCGCACGGTAACCCCCCGCCGAATCAGCTCCTGGACAATCCGCCGACCCGTCTGCCCCGTCGCTCCTGCAACTAAGGCTCGCATGGGAACCCCGCTCGGTACTTTCTCCAGTTTACAGCTCAGCCGCAGGGGGTGACTGGTCTCCCTACTCCGAAGGACCCACCGGCAGATATCCGCTGACTAGAGCAAGGATGCAATGCCTTTGCCAGCTCCGTTCAACTCAGGGTCAACGGTAACGAATACCCGCCTGCCGCATCCGTTCGATGGCCAATTGCATCCGTTGTTCCGGCACCGTGAGGGCAATGCGGAAAAAGCCTTCGCCGGCAGCGCCATAGCCATTCCCCGGCGGCACAATGATCCCGCACTTTTCCAACAACAAAGTGGCGAATTCGGTGGAGGTATAGCCCGCCGGCACCGGTGCCCACACATACAAGGTGGCTTTCGGGGCAGTAATGGGCCAGCCCAGGGACTGCAACCCCGCCACAATTAAATCCCGTCGCCGCTGGTAGACCTGCATCAGGGCCTGTAACTGCGCTTCCGTAGTCTGGAAAGCGGCCATAGCGGCCCGTTGGATGGCCTTGAACACCCCCGAATCCACATTGGTCTTCACCTGCCCCAGGGCCTTTACCCCCTCCGCCGCGCCGCAGACAAAGCCCACCCGCCAGCCGGTCATGTTGTAGGACTTGGAAAGGCTGTGAAACTCAATGGTGATTTCCTTCGCGCCCGGTACCTGCAGCGCGCTGGGGGGCTTGTAGCCATCGTAGGCCATTTCCGAATAGGCGTGGTCATGGCACAGCAGAATATCAAACTCCCGGCAGAAGGCCACCGCCTCCGCAAAAAAGTCCAGGTCGGCAATCGCCCCCGTAGGATTGTTGGGGTAATTCAGCCAGAGCAACTTGGCCCGCCGCGCCACCTCCGTGGGAATCGCCGTAAAATCCGGCAAAAACCCCCGTTCGGGCTTAAGAGGCATGGTGTAGGGTTCCCCACCGGCAAACAGCGTCGAGGTGCGATAGACCGGATAGGCCGGATCCGGAATTAACGCCACATCGCCAGGGTCCACAAAAGCCAAAAACGTGTTGTGGATCGCTTCTTTTGAGCCAATAGATGACACCACCTCCCGGTCCGGGTCCAGAGTTACCCCAAACCGCCGTTGCATCCAAGCCGCCGCCGCTTGCCGGTATTCCTTTGTGCCCTGGTAGGGGGGGTAATTGTGGGTGCTGGGGTCATCAATCGCCCGGTGCATCGCCTGGACCACATGGTCCGGGGTGGGCTGGTCCGGGTCCCCAATGCCCATATTGATCACATCCACCCCCTGGGCCACCAGAGCGTCCCGCTTGCGGTCAATTTCGGCAAACAAATAAGGGGGAATCTGCTGCAAACGACGGGCCGGTCGCATCACTGCCTCACGCAAACGTATGTTGTTCCATCATAAGGCATCAGCGCTTAGGCAAAAACCACACCGCCAGTCCAATCCCCCCCAGATACAAACCCGCCATGGCACCCGCCAGTAGGATTTGGGTCAGGGGGTCAGTTGAGGGCGTCAAAATGGCCGCCACCACCACTGCAATCAGCACCACATAGCGCCAGCCTGAGAGCATCTGCCGGGGGGACACCAGTCCTAGGGCGCTCAGGACAAACTGCACCACCGGAATTTGAAACGCCAGCCCCGTGCCCAACAGCAGGAGCAACACGAACTCGAAATAGCGCTCGATGGACCACAGGGGTTCAACGACCTCCGCCCCGTAGTTTAGGAAAAACCGCAGGGCCGCCGGAATCAACACCCCATAGGCAAAGGCCATCCCGGCCACAAACAGCACACTCGACCCCAGCACCACCGGCCCCAGCAACCGCCGCTCCCGCCGCGTCAACCCCGGCAGTACAAAGGCAATGATCTGGTACAGAATCAGGGGGCTACTGAGGATCAAGCCGCTGTAGGCCGCCACCTTCAGGGAAACGAAAAAAAACTCTCCCGGCGCCATCTGCAAGAATTTCACTTCCCCCGCCGGTGCCTCTAAAAACTGTACGATGGGTTTGACGCCGATAAAACACAGTACCGTGGCCACGGCAAAGGAACCAATGGCCCACCATAGCCGCTGTCGCAACTCCTCCAAGTGGTCAAACAGCGACATTTCCACATCATCAGGCGTTTCATCCAGAGGGTCGCGCTCCGGCGTCAAAACAGGGGTGGGTGGCTCCGCCGTCATAGCAACCGCAAATCAGGTTTTTACGATTCTACCAACCAGGGTCGGGTCGCCGGTTGCCAGGAAACCAGTTCATCCGGGGCAAACCACAGGGCAATTTCCCGTTGGGCCGTTTCAATGGCGTCTGAGCCGTGGATGAGGTTCCGCCCGATACTGATGCCAAAATCGCCGCGAATCGTTCCCGGTTCGGCATTCAGGGGGTTCGTCGCTCCAATAATTTTACGGGCAGCGGCCACCACCCCCTCCCCTTCCCAGACCATGGCCACCACCGGCCCGGAGGTAATGAATTCCACCAGGGACGGAAAAAAAGGGCGCTCCCGGTGCACGTCGTAATGTTTTTCCGCCAGCTCCCGGGAAACCCACAGCATTTTC
This DNA window, taken from Gloeomargarita sp. SRBZ-1_bins_9, encodes the following:
- the tatC gene encoding twin-arginine translocase subunit TatC codes for the protein MTAEPPTPVLTPERDPLDETPDDVEMSLFDHLEELRQRLWWAIGSFAVATVLCFIGVKPIVQFLEAPAGEVKFLQMAPGEFFFVSLKVAAYSGLILSSPLILYQIIAFVLPGLTRRERRLLGPVVLGSSVLFVAGMAFAYGVLIPAALRFFLNYGAEVVEPLWSIERYFEFVLLLLLGTGLAFQIPVVQFVLSALGLVSPRQMLSGWRYVVLIAVVVAAILTPSTDPLTQILLAGAMAGLYLGGIGLAVWFLPKR
- a CDS encoding pyridoxal phosphate-dependent aminotransferase, which codes for MRPARRLQQIPPYLFAEIDRKRDALVAQGVDVINMGIGDPDQPTPDHVVQAMHRAIDDPSTHNYPPYQGTKEYRQAAAAWMQRRFGVTLDPDREVVSSIGSKEAIHNTFLAFVDPGDVALIPDPAYPVYRTSTLFAGGEPYTMPLKPERGFLPDFTAIPTEVARRAKLLWLNYPNNPTGAIADLDFFAEAVAFCREFDILLCHDHAYSEMAYDGYKPPSALQVPGAKEITIEFHSLSKSYNMTGWRVGFVCGAAEGVKALGQVKTNVDSGVFKAIQRAAMAAFQTTEAQLQALMQVYQRRRDLIVAGLQSLGWPITAPKATLYVWAPVPAGYTSTEFATLLLEKCGIIVPPGNGYGAAGEGFFRIALTVPEQRMQLAIERMRQAGIRYR
- the ndk gene encoding nucleoside-diphosphate kinase → MERTFIAIKPDGVQRGLVGEIIRRFEAKGFTLVGLKMLWVSRELAEKHYDVHRERPFFPSLVEFITSGPVVAMVWEGEGVVAAARKIIGATNPLNAEPGTIRGDFGISIGRNLIHGSDAIETAQREIALWFAPDELVSWQPATRPWLVES